A single genomic interval of Shewanella psychropiezotolerans harbors:
- a CDS encoding LysR family transcriptional regulator encodes MYSFEQLKIFVTVCESGSFSAAARQLKRAQSGVSQAIANLEISINQELFNREKNTPALTEKGKVLLPIAQSILHQQKYFDQKVESLEREHEYELVIAIDESLINDDLLQILAELADKFPVTDVEIITTSTFDVEELVREGKAQVGIVYADGELKVDMDFFTLGQTRFLTVVAPEHALAALSVVNDTALKGHRQLVHRSSEHKELWFSYGISSKLWYANTHQTLLDLACRGIGWTIVPEQAVTELLAVKKLVALPIAHEFDGWLTPMGCLVSRRHASGPVLEDLLSSLQTLSQKNANSLSVN; translated from the coding sequence TTGTACAGTTTTGAGCAATTAAAAATCTTTGTCACCGTATGTGAAAGTGGATCGTTCTCGGCAGCAGCTCGTCAATTAAAGCGTGCTCAATCTGGTGTGAGCCAAGCCATTGCCAACTTAGAGATCTCCATTAACCAAGAGCTGTTTAACCGTGAGAAAAATACGCCAGCACTAACAGAAAAAGGCAAAGTGTTGTTGCCAATTGCTCAATCAATTTTGCATCAACAAAAATATTTTGATCAAAAAGTAGAATCGTTAGAAAGAGAGCATGAATACGAGCTGGTTATCGCGATAGATGAAAGCTTAATTAATGATGATTTATTGCAAATACTGGCAGAGTTAGCCGATAAGTTCCCTGTGACTGATGTGGAAATAATCACTACTTCCACTTTTGATGTTGAAGAGCTAGTTAGAGAAGGAAAAGCACAAGTAGGTATTGTGTATGCAGATGGTGAACTTAAAGTGGATATGGATTTTTTCACATTAGGCCAAACCCGTTTTTTGACCGTGGTGGCACCTGAACATGCATTAGCAGCTTTGTCTGTAGTGAATGATACAGCGTTAAAAGGGCATCGCCAATTAGTGCATCGCAGTTCAGAGCATAAAGAGCTGTGGTTCAGTTATGGGATAAGCTCAAAGCTGTGGTATGCCAACACTCACCAAACCCTGCTTGATTTAGCTTGCAGAGGAATAGGGTGGACAATCGTACCAGAGCAAGCAGTGACAGAACTATTGGCTGTGAAAAAGCTAGTCGCATTGCCCATCGCTCATGAGTTTGATGGTTGGTTAACACCTATGGGCTGTTTAGTGTCGCGTCGTCATGCTTCTGGACCTGTATTGGAAGATCTATTGTCATCACTACAAACATTGAGTCAAAAAAACGCTAATTCATTAAGTGTGAATTAA